TGACCTGCATGTTGTAGGGCTGGTAGCCCATGGGCACCCCCTGTGGGCCCAGGTAGCCCATGCCATTGGTGGGCGGTGCCTGGGACATGGGAGGCAGGCTCTGGGCTTGGGACACGGCACTCTGCAGGGGGAACAGAATGGGCGGGACCAGGATGGGGACAGAGAACAGGAAGACGTCAGAGCTGAGCTAACGCAGCGGGAGAGCAGTGAAAACCATAACACCGTACACTAATAATTTAATCAATATAATcatattaacaatttttttctatactttattcaataccataagaacaaaataaaacttccaaTATTCCACATCACGAatcacaaacataaaacatcctcatatttcattataaaaccatctctcaacataaacatgacaggGCTTACTCACTTCTCCAAACATCTTGGATCACTAAtacaaaaagtaataaacatcagaattcaaaagcaaatataaatatccaTTATGACAAAAagaacctgggactttaaaacccttcatcaaaatttaatattaacaaTTCATTCAATTTCAAGATTTTACAGGAGATGGAACAATGTGATGGTCCCTCCCTTCGTTGACTGTTACCTGATAGCCCTGTGTGGCCGTGGCCTGGTAGCTGGAGTAGGCGGGGCTAGTGGTGGGTGGAGCCTGGGCAGGAGGGGCGGGCTGACTGCTGGAGCCAGGAGTCTGATACATGTAAGCGTTAACCATGCCGGGTTCTGGAGTGTGGAGAGAGACGTTAGAACCCGTTCGCAGCACCGTGTCCTTCTGAAAACAGGAAGATAAGTAGGAACAAGATGCGTCCTCACCAGCAGCAGACACCGGCATGGCCTGGTAGGGGGCGCCGCCTGCGTGACCAGCCTGGCTCATGTAGACCGTGTGCATGGGGGAGCCCTCAACCGACCCCGATGGGCTGAACGTGCCGGGGTAGCTGGGAGGGCCCGCGGGAGGGTAGACCACCCCACCCGCCACACTGGGGGGCAGCGACTGCATCTGCACACATCATGGAGTGCGGGGGGGTTTCAAAGTGAGACAAATTTCCAACGTTTTTACAAAAAGAGCCGTGAAGACCTGGCGTGACACGGCACGTGGAAGCAATGCCCACCTGTGCGTATGGCAGTGGGAAGGCGGGCATCTGGGCACGCATCTGGATCGTttgtttctgctgctccagACGCAGCTGCcgctccttctcctgctcctgcagccGCTGGATGGCCAGCTGCCGCTGCATCTCCAGGTACTCCTGCGCAATACAGAACATCAGCCAATTAGCATTAAACCCtcccacagctgctgctgtctctccagGTGCGTCAAGTGTGAAACTTCAGGAGAAGGAGGGTCCTGCACACTTCACTCAGTCCTCGCCTGGGAAGTTTCATCACTGCTGAGAACATTGGGAACAGTTTTGGATCAGCTTTAGCTCGGCAGCCCTTGTTGTACCTGCTTCTTCTGTCGCATGATCTCCAGTTTCTGAGCCAGCTGGATCTGTCTCTGGCGCTCAGCCTCCTCAGCGGCACGGCGGAGTTTCTCGCGGTGCTCCTCCCGCAAAGCATTCAGGGCAGCGCGCGCATCTCGCACTTGGGCCAGCTTGTCCTGCAGGCCCTCATAGTAAACTGAAGAACAAAGAATGAAAGGGGTTTGGAGCACAGGGACGGGCCATCAGGAACAGTACACAGGTACTTCAGCTTACAGACACCGCTGGGGCCTCAAGTCTgtctgtaactcattttgttcaaagCCCACATTAAAAGCTTCATGACACAGAtatccctcagtttattcacaggttgggttctgtaaaaaaaaaaaaaatcttacacagagctttaataaaaatactgttgGCATTTTTCAATACTTTCAATAACTTTGGCCAACTACTCGGTGCCAACTGTTGACCAAATCGTCCCATTATCACCAGCTCTGAGGAATGTTAGCcatagaaagtgtgtgtgaaaaagagcTGAAGGTGGACCCACAGTCCCTTTTTTGTTgcatgctctttactgccacctattgacttggagggtaaacacagggtGTGTTCAATTGACGACAAACTGGAATTTGAGTAAATGCACGAGAAGAAAATGCAACAGAAAAGGAAATCAAGTGGGAAAACGGTAGTATCTATGACGACAACTCTGAACTCAACTGTCCGTAACGCAGGGAACCGATACACACGTACAGCTGTTGACCCCTCTCTTTGCGTGGGGGCtcaacagagggagagggggatgTTAGGATTCCTGGgatttgtgggggggggggctgtcgtACTCACGCCTCTTTTCGTCCAGCTGGTTGAGCAGCTCCAGGAGCTGCGGGTGCATGTTGTTGATGGACTGGAAGAGCGAGAGCACAGCGCTGTCGTTGGTTATGCTGCGCCCGCGCATGTGGTTGCTCTTCATGCGGTTGAGGAAGGTGGTGACGGCATTCTGCAGCGCCTTCAGGAACTGCTCGTGGTTCTCCTCCGACTCGCCATTCTGATACTGCTGCTGGGGGTCAAGGAGGGAAGCAGTCCATGATACACATGCTGTATTCAGAAGcatgtacactggctccttgtgtcaAAGATatattttccagattattttttgcacatttctccACAAAATTGGCTGAAGTGATCAGCTTTTCCGTGAAGAGCCAAGCACCCAAACAGGAGTCTGGATGGGAAAGTTTTAATTTAACTCTCTTCCACAGTGTGTCTTATGTTCAAGAGTGTTGGTGGTCAATAACAaggattaaattaaattttatgtaGTTTGACAGTAAGAAAAATTCAGTGGAACCTCGGGTGGCGAACGTCTTTTTTTACGAATAATTTGGAGTACGAAGTTCAAATacgaaaaacaaatgtttctgtatACGGTGGTGGTGGCTCGGAATACGAACAGCATGCGAACAGCCTCAAGACCGTTGAATTCGGTATTCAAACATTCAGTGCGTATGATtctgtttatgaataaatgtattggtAAACTTCTTCGGTTTTCGAAAGATTGCCTCCGAGCACGAACATCCTGTTTGAACCTGTACGCGTGGGTACGCTTCAGGAAGCATAGGGCAAGTAGGGAGACAACAAATACCCTCCGCCAAGCATCAGTTGTATACGTAACCTCACATTGTGAACGTCTCGTATCCAAAGCTCTCGCGCATGCGTTCGAGAAattctttgtgattttctttagTGTACGTACGTATTGTACATACCCTAAGCAACGATGTCACCCAAGAAGATAATAGCAGCATCTGGGAAGAAGGTTGTCCATATCCCGATAGAACCGAAGAAGGAAATCATTGGGAAGCATGAACGTGGTGTACGCGTGTCTGAGCTTGCCAGGATGTACAGCAAGTCAGCATCAATGATCTGTACCATCCCGGCAAATAAGGAAGAAATCACGAAGGCTGATGTTGCAAAAGGAGTGACAGTGTTAACAAAGGAACAGTCTCAGGCCATCGAGGACGTAGAGAAGTTGTTGCTTATCTGGATAAACGAGAGGAAGTTAGCGGGTGATCATAGCGTGTCCGAAGCTATCATTTGCGAGAAGGTAAGGCAGTTGCACACCGatctcataaaaaaaagaaacgccAGGATCAACGGATGCGGATCTCGAGTAATATTTTTGGGGGCGTAGTACCAATTATTCTGTTATACATTACTTCTTATGGGGAAATTCGTTTCGGTGTACGAAAATTTCAGAGGAcgaatgaatacatggaacGAATTAAATTCGTAaaccgaggttccactgtattaatattaaaactgaTGATAGCAATACCCATAACTTTTTACAGAAGCCAATTAATTGGAAAATACACTGGTAAAATTGATTTTGGAGATACAAACATATGGAGTGGCGCTGTACCTCCACAATGCTGATTGGCTGAGCTGGGGCGTGGCTCTCTATAGGCTGGCTCATCTGGCTCACGGGCATGGGCTCAGCCAGCGGCACGGGGGCCGGGGCCGAGGGGGTTGGGCTCTTTCgcacctcctcctgcttcttctcccAGTATGTCCGGTTCAAGTAGCGGGCCAACTGGGAGGTCAAAGCAAACATTAGGACCACGATCATCTAAAAAAAACCTGTCTTTACCCTATACCTGCCAGGGACACCATGGTACACTTCTCAGGATCAGGACGGAGACCTTGCTCTCTTACCTCTGGGTCCACATCTTCAGCAGAGGGTGCTGACGAGTTCTGCTAGGCAAGAGGAAAGAGGAGAACCCATCCTAAAAAGGCTGTTCCTACAGCAATACCATGGCTTTTACTGTAACTACAGGGTAAATGGAGCGGCTGTCCTTACCAGGGGTGAGGAGTAAAGGGTGCTCACAGGAGGGGCTGAAGACGCGACCGGAGTAGGATCAGCTTTCGGGTACACAGAGTACGAGGTCTTCTGTCTCTGGGACAACAGGACCGCGGAGCAGCTCTGTGAgtcaacttgtgtgtgtgtgtgtgtgtgtgtgtgtgtgtgtgtgtgtgtgtgtgtgtgagagagagtgtgtgcatgcgcTCACCATCCTCTCCTTCTCATCGGCCTCGCTCTGTGACAGCGCAATGGccagctgcagctcctcctcctcctgcagggcCGCCTCATCCTTTTTAGGGGGCATCTGGGAGGACATGTTCATCAGTCACACagggacacggacacacacgcacagagcagGGCATTGGAGAGAGTGTGTATACCTGAGACTGCTGCGACAGGGGACTGGTCAGGTACTCAGGGGGCAGATCAGCTGATCCACCAGGGGGCGCTTTCCCTTCTCCTTTCCTGGGATGGACATGGGAGGAACAGGGTAGGTGCATCAGAGAACTGCATTATGGGAGACTTTCCATTCTCCTGGACTTTATGAGATATAGTAAGTCATAGTAACAatatgcagtaataataattgcacTTGATGGGTtaaaccacaactgaaacgacttCATTACACTTCCTCCTGACATGATGGAGAACTGAGTGATGAACATATTCCGGTGTATTTATATAGTCTGAGTTATATTTTCTGTACATGTACTTTTCTAAAATGACAGTTTGTACTGCGATGAACACTACCTGTGCTTACGCTCCGATCTGACTGATCAAAGAGAATAGTGGTGTAgggccaccttaattcaactcactgtcacagtgtttacagctcacgtgTGATGCTGCAGGGTGACAGCGAGAGATAAGATGAACACTACATTTTTGGGACGAATCAGTGGATAATCAGCACTGAAAAGGAGTTTTTGGTGATGCCACACTCATTTTCACAAATCGGTATGAATTTTATTGCAGCTGaaagtttttgaaaatggttaaaataaaaagttgtaCAAAATGTTTATATAGTTAGTGTTtgagatttttacaaaaccacaaaagtCACTAAAAACTAGAACACTTGTATTATCAAAATTTTTGTAGTTGTTCAACTGTTTAAGTGGAGAAACAAGCTGACTTTGGAGTTAGGTagaaaatgagttatgaacataCGTCGGTTCCAACTGCTTAAGTTGAGGAGGCATTTTTACATGTGTGACACGTACGAAATGGCAATCGTAATAAATAAAGTGCCGGTGTGTTTGAGACCAGAGCAGCATGTGTGGAAGCAGCACCGTTTCTGGTTGCTGTATGGAGCAATGGAGACGGGGACAAGACCCACTTGTTGAGGAGCTCGAAGCAGGGCTCGCAAACGCGCACCTCCCTTTCGATGCCGAACTTGGGTATGGTGGAGTTTTTGGAGGAGCACTTGCCGCAGAAGATCTGCCCGCAAGCACGGCAGTGGTGCTGCAAGGAGGCAGGGTCAACAGTCAGCTGACCCACTCCGGgacatgcgtgcgtgcgtttggATAGTGCAGGGCTACACACGGGCCTACCTTCCGGGTCACGACCCCGAACTGCACTCGGCACCGGTGACACTCCTCCGCGTCCACCCAGTCAGGAGCCTGGAGAGAGCAGGGAGAAGAGGACACTGAGGGATGGGGATAAGGGAGACATCGCAGGTAGACCGCAGAGCCGGCTCCGGAGGACGCTCACCCGCTCGGCCACAAACATGGCGTCACTTTCCTTGAACTCCGGGAAGCTGTGACCTGCGGGGGACAGGGCGAGAACTGCTGTGAGACCGGGGTCAACGCCACGTGGGCGGAGACTGCAACACCCCACTCACCCTCCATCTTCATGATCTGGTAGGTGTCCTGCACCACCTTGTACTTGGGCTCGTTGCGGAAGGCGTGCGCCCACGCCTGGATCAGGTACAGGAGTTTATCACGCACGCTCGTCTCCGTCTGCTTCTGGGGGAGAGGGTGGAGGACGTAGGACAGGCACAGTGGTTACTGAGCAGCACCCATTAAGCACTTTGTGCCCCTCTGGATGCGACAAAATACACTGGTAAACATGACACGTGGAGTACAGTCACCGCAAAGAGAAACACGTATGTTGttcagacagcagtgctatggAGCCATTTGTTCCCTCTCTATCACTCACTCGCACACTCACTCAGACACAGTTGCAACACCCCACAATAAGAGCTGTTATGTACACAACTACAGAAAGAACATCTCTTCCTTCACTTCCCCGAACGTGAGCACCCCATTCACAGTTAATGTAacctttttacatatttatttattcattaattcactATTTATCTCTGCATACTTTGCTGTGTTTATATTTCAGTGCTTTGTgtactagatttttttttactccgtTACAAGTAGCCTGATTACTATAGTTATCTTGAGCCCTATTTGTTCATATTATTTCTGAATTTTCACATTCCTTTTGTTTACCTATAAAAAGGAGTATCATAAAATACCAGATTATAAATAGCTGCCCCTCCTCCAAGCTACAGCTGGGGGCCTGTCCCAGAATAATGGTGTAATAATGTGGGGCAACAAACTGCTTTGTCtttatatttcacttttaaaatggCATGAAGTTCTGCTTTAACTGTCTGTATGGTACGTTATTATTTATTGACTGATttataataacatttattagtAACTAATTTTATTGAACATTTGTACTGACTAGTGTGATCTGAAATCTGTTTAGAGGTTTACATCAAGGCTGTAATTTGAACTGAGGTGGAATTTCAACCGATATGACTATGAACCATTTACTGATTCTCTTTCTATGTATTATAAAGttatgtgtggggggggggggatcagatTTTTTGAGTTTTACTAATTGAAAGCCAACAGAGACTCGAGATCTTTCAACGTGGTCTTCATACAAGGCAGCAGGTATCCTTGATGAGGTCACCTTGATGAGGTCCTTGAGCTCCTCCATCGTCTGCTTGTTGGCCACCTCGTCGTGGACCGTCTGTCCACAGTTCTTCACCACCGACTCCAGCACCTGGGGAAGCCGACACGGTCAGGCACAGCGTCGGCAGCGTGTCACGCAGCCACGGCGTGCAGGGCGCTCACCTCCAGCGCGTACAGCGCCACATGCGGGTTCTTGTCATTCACCTTCTTCTTGATGGCACTCACTGCGTACTTGGCCCTGTGGAAGGAACCGGAACATCCATAAGGAGGTGCTACACTCCTTGCAAACGCATAAAGACATTTTTGTATAAGTTTGGGaaaatttctgtttcttcatccaccacttgggggggggcagtgtggTCCCTGGTGAGGGTACAGTATTACTGCACTGTGGGGGGTCGGGTGTGCCCACTCACTGGGTGTCTCCCTGGCGGATGAGGTCACAGATCTGCAGGATGGACTCCCAGTCAgtctccagcagcagctggctggTTGCCTTGTCTGTGGGCGGAgtcagatcacacacacacacacacacacacacacacacacacacacacaggtcagtaATGACATATCATACTGCACCTCGGGGCCTTCATACAGAGAGCCAGAAGACCATACAACATTCTACACACACTCCACTGGAGACATGGAAACAGAGTGAGCACAGCAGGGCAGACAGACAGTCACCACAAGTGTGGGAATATCCATACCAGGTGCTGAATGCctgacacacactgcacatcaTTACTTCAGATAACAATAATATACAGTGCAGCAGCAATCAAGTCAGGACAGAAGAAGAGTAATAGTAAAATACTGACGTCATTGCTACAAGAATATGAGGTCTAGGACGTGCAAAGAAACTTGTGAAGAGGAACATAAAATGAAcggactgtgtgtgtaacaacAACGGATCAGAGCGATGCTGAGCAACGATCATAAACGTGAGTTTACAGTCACGacgttagtgtgtgtgtttttgacgTGGCTAGCGCACTGAGTGCTGACTTAGCCGCCCAGCTAACGACGTTACTGGAAACTCCATCTCCAAATTGTTGGCCCCAGGGCCTCGACTCGAACCGGAACCCCCGCAAACTCAGCGCGTCCCACTCGGACCCGCGTCTCACCCAGTAGCCGCTCGAAGGCTCCCGCTCCTTTGCCCATCGCTGCCGTTGATTTACGGGGGAAAACACGATAATTGCGTTTCACTCTACTCTGGCCGGAAGCCACTGCACTTCCGGTTTCCggaaggtcaaaggtcatagAGCTTCGAACGGAGCATGCGCAGTACCTATCGCCACCTGGTGAGGAACTGCGTATTTACACCTTTTCGCTTTCATAGGAGCACAGCAGCGAGTAGCGCAGCAAGAAGTCTGTGTTACACTTGGagtttttattactattattattattattattattattatcatcatcatcatcatcatctctggACGCACACTGACCTGTCACCGCTGTCACTCTACACGCTGCTCTCTAGTTGCTACCTTCTTGTTCttactctgctgtactgtactgtactgtatactgtattgtaCAGTAGGGCTTTGATCTGGAGCCTCACCACTGTCTccagaaaactttttttgggCGAAAAAGACTCCTCATGGACATACCCCACACTAACAAACTGTATGCAGTAGATGGACAGAATAGTGGGGCATGAAGAGTAATGTAATACACTGTATACACTAATGCACTCATAcactaatataaatacacactaATACACTTATATACACTATGAAGTAAGAGACTGTTAGACTAAAGGACAAACACAGTATATGGACTATGGACCAATGGACTATAGTGAATAATGCAGTATTAATAgtgaataatacagtaatagaCTGTACACATGGTCAGACTAATAGAGCGAGTAGAGCCGGACTGTatcttttttgaaaactgaatgGAGCAACGTCATAAAACACACTTTGACATGGTGTTAGAAATTGTGCAAAAGTGGGAGGAGGTGATGAGGAGTTGGAGGGCTTGGCCCCCGCTGTGTGTTAATATAAAGATGTCAGAGTGATGTCCAGTTGTGATGCAGATGGGAGAAGATCACATGGAGTGGAAGTCTCTGCATTCATCCAAACCTGCTCCtgggcaccaggtggcgtagcgtTTAGAGTCATCACCTTGCAGCAGGATGGTCCTGGGTCTGAATCTCTGTTCAGTATTTACatgtgcctttatttatttatttatttatttattacctgacacttctctccaaagtcgCTCACAGTGTTACTCTACTTACACCAATTCACCAAAATTTATAAAGCAGGAggaagtttttactgtattaattcaggacTAACACCttgagatgggattcaaacctgcaattgAAGACCAGAGGAAGCAGCTTTGGCCAGCATGCTACCTGCTACTCCCACATCCCAggcagcaaggtacttaccatgaaatgatacagtaaaaatgccgCATCTGTGTCAACAGGTAAATCACAGTGAGTGTAGAGTACAGACGTTGCACTGTATCTCACCCTGTAGAAGAGTGTCAGTTGAATGAGGAAATAAggtattaataatacaataaacatGCACATGCAACACTTTTACTGTAATGATGTTGGACACTGGACCCCACATCTTCCGCCCTCAGACAGACAcagtgaagaaagaaaaacacccgAGTCACAAAGAACTTTTATTTCCTCCAAGGTCCAATGGGTGCAGATACAATGGGGTTTGTTCACACATGCACGGGACACCCTGACAGCATTAAACACGCAattaaaaagacacaaagtgGTTAAAGAGGGGCGCTCCTCGACCACATTCCGGGGACCAGCTGTAACTGGGCTTTAATGGAAATTAAGTGTGTTTGGGTTCGGGGATCGAAGCCTGAACAGACCCCCAATATCCCTCCTCTCCCCGGACAAAGGGCTCCACAGAGACACACTTCCGCACGAAGAACGTGCTTTTTGTTTCGCGGAGAGACGGGTGAAATCACACGAGTGAGGTCAGCGAGACATAAGCGCAACAGCGTTTCCCATGGTGACCGTGCGCCATCCGCGACCAACATCTCTGTCTGAAACTCATTAAAAGTGACAGCAGTGTATTAGGAGTGGGAACGGCGACAGTGGGACAAACTGACATCCTGTTCTGGGGTCCGAGACCGAAGGGGGCGTGTAAACTTCTGCAACATATCAAcaggctgggggaggggagtcAAACGTAGCCCTGGGCTGTGGCTCCAGCCGCTCCTCGTGGACTGCTCTGGCCGCTCGCGCCGCTGAACGACGGGGACCTGGGCTCGCCCTGGAGGCCGGAGCCCGCGTTGAGCAGCCCCCCGCCCACCACCAGCAGCCCGCCGGCCCCCCAGCCCAGGTAGAGGGCGGCACCGAGCTCGCGCTTGTGAGGCGCCGCCACGTAGGGGTCGTAGAAATCGCGCACGATGGCGTAGGCCGTCCAGCACACGGGCACGAGGTAGACGACGCCCGCCAGGACGAAGAGGGTGCCGGCGCCGCGGGCGAAGCGGGACTTGGCGTGCGCCCGGCCCAGAAACTTGGTGCACTTGACGCCGAGCACGGCCAGCGCCAGCGCCAGGCCGCACACGAGCACCGAGAGCAGCGTGAGTCCGCGGGCGAGCTGTAGGTCGCTGGGCAGCGCCAGCAGGCTGTCGTACACCTTGCACTGGATCTCGCCGGTGCGCTGCACGATGCAGCTCATCCAGAGGCCTTCCCACACAATCTGCGCCGTCACAATGTTGTTGCCGATAAAGGCGGTGACGCGCCACAAGGGGGCGGCACACACCAGCACCCCGCCCACCCAGCCCACGATGCACAGCACCAAGCCCAGGACCTGCATGCCTGTGGAAGCCATGAGCGAAGGAAGGGAAGGTTTCGCCTCCGCCTCTGAGGGACTTCCTTCGTTGAACCTCGTCTACGTCTTCCGGGTGGCCTCGGGTTCGAGTGCGGCACGGGGTGGAGAATCGGTGCCACACGGCTGGGAGCGGCTAGATCCCTTCCCCTTCCGGCAACTTCAGATCCTGCCTGTTGATGATCTGGACGTCAGTGAGGGTCGTTGTAGCGTCTGAAGTGGATGAACTGCAATGGGATATAATAGTAATTCTGatgaaaagagaaggaaaacagtCCACTGGTTCCTCAGCTTATGAGCGAAATTCAGACCGAAAGTTTCTTCGCAAATCCAGTTGAAAATCTAAAGTCGATGAAATGTTACCAATACAAACGTCCCTTGATATTTTATCAGTGTTTATAAATGTATTCACTTTGAGCTAtgctaaaattaaaactga
This genomic window from Scleropages formosus chromosome 1, fSclFor1.1, whole genome shotgun sequence contains:
- the LOC108931886 gene encoding claudin-6-like — its product is MASTGMQVLGLVLCIVGWVGGVLVCAAPLWRVTAFIGNNIVTAQIVWEGLWMSCIVQRTGEIQCKVYDSLLALPSDLQLARGLTLLSVLVCGLALALAVLGVKCTKFLGRAHAKSRFARGAGTLFVLAGVVYLVPVCWTAYAIVRDFYDPYVAAPHKRELGAALYLGWGAGGLLVVGGGLLNAGSGLQGEPRSPSFSGASGQSSPRGAAGATAQGYV